Genomic DNA from Desulfonema ishimotonii:
TGCGGAGATCATGACCCGGCCCGACATCCATATTCAGGAACAGGAACTGCTGACCGGGGCCGTGGCGCTGATGCTTGAAAAGGGGGTTAAGCGCCTGCCGGTGGTGGATGCCTGGGGACGCCTGACCGGCGTTCTCTCCCGCATGGACATTTTTCAGACCATTGCCAGGGAATCGCCCGACTGGGATGCGATCCGCCAGCGGAACGTCAGGGTCGGCAACCTTCACTTTGTGTCCGACATCATGCGCCGGGACACCCAAACGGTTCAGCCCGGCACATCGGTGGAAGAGGTGATCCGTGTCATTGACTCGGACGATATTCAGCGTGTGGCGGTTGTGGATGAGAAGGGCTGTTTTCAGGGGCTGATCTCGGACGGCGATCTCCTGTCCGCCTTTTCCGGGGACGAGCCGGGGATGCTGGCGTTTCTGACGCGCCTGATTCCGTTTGCCGAAAAGAAAAAGCGGCAGGCGGAGCTGAGCCGGAAACTCCGGGGCAAAACAGCGGCAGAGGTGATGCGAACCGACCGGATAACGGTCCGGGAGGACACCCGCATTGACGAGGCTATCGCCCTGATGACGGAAAAGGAGTTAAAGCGCCTGACCGTGGTGGATGCGGACGGGAAATTCAAGGGTCTGATCAGTCGGGACGCCCTCCTGCGGGCGGGGTTTTCAGAATCTTAGGGCGCGGCGGGCCACCGGTTTTTGAAACAGCCCCGGCGGCGGGCGCGAAACCGGATTCGTGTTTTCACCGGCAGGGGGAAACAGAAAATTCTCCGGATCATCTGCCATTCAGAAGGCGGGAAAGGCCTCCGGCCGGGTGAACATCAGGCCGAAGCGATAGCCGCCGTCGGGAAGCCGCTTGACCCAGACCAGGCTGGCCCGGTGATAATGGGGCTGCCCGCTCATTTCAAAGCGCATTTCAAAGGGCAGATCCTCGTCCGTTTCAAAGCTGATGCCGCCGTCTGAAATGTTCACAGCCCTGGCCTCAATGACATCGAAATCTGCGATAAATTCGATATGCGTCCGAATTTCTTTTCGCGCCGACCGCTGTGCCATGTTTGTAACCGAATTGTCCGATCCGGCTTTCAATTCCGCGTTTTCGGCCTCAAGGACTGAAACACGCGCCCGCATTTCTTCCAGTTCTCTGATCAGCTGGGTTTTATTTTTTCGGTCATCTTTCATCTGAACCTCTTTCACGTTGACTGTTAATGTTCACCATCTGTGAAATCACAGCGCAGCGCTGAAGCTGAAGCCCGGCTCACAGCCTCTGTTTCATCGTATTGAAGCCGACTTTTTGAATTCGCGGAAATGACGAAACCGGAAAATTGCAGCTCTCCCCAGGCGCCTTTATGCCTGTAAAAGCGACCATTTCTCCTGTCCGGGCAATACCGGTTTTCATAAAAATGACGTTACCGAAAGGAAATGGCCTGATTTTTTCAGAACGGGGATCGTTTGTCTGCTTAATGCGCTTTACCTGAAAATATGTAAACATCACTGAATTATCAAGCAAAAAAATGATAGTTTTTATTTATTGATGTGCGGTTTAGCGAAAGGGATCGCACAGATTCACGGGAAAGCACGCATTTTCCGGCCTCTTTATCGTCCCAGCGCTCTGCGTCAATGCCATTAAGTTAAGGATCAGGGATTTCATAAATTCCGCGTTTCGTGTAGGGGCAGGCCCCCGTGCCTGCCCTGCCCGCACGGGAACGGCGGATTTTGTCTCCCGTAAAATTCGTATATTATCCGGTCCTTATTCCCTAACTTAATGGCATTGGCGCTCTGCGTCGGAACGATGAATTAGGGAAACCACCCGTTTCAAAACGATGGGACGGGGTTACGTCCCCGTCGGATATGACCGCCGATTTGCAGCGTCAGAAGTTCGGCGGGGACGTAACCCCGCCCTACCGTTCCAATATCCGTTTGCGAATTTATGCCTTCCGACGCACATTCCAGTCTCTCCGTCGTTCCAGCGCTCCAGCGTTATCGTTCCAACGCTCTGCGTTGGAATGCCCGACCGGACGCTCCTGCGTCCCGTCACATGACGCGGGAGCGTCGGAGTTGCCCGTTCCAACGCAGAGCGTTGGAACGATGAGTAACAGGGTGATATACTACACGCCCGCCCCATCCCCCCGCTGGCCGAGATGCCAGGCCACAAACCGGTCCAGCGAGGTGATGGCCGAGCGGATATCGCTGTAGACCGGCAGGCCGTTCTCCTCCAGAACCGAGACAAAATCCTGATAATACCGACCCGCATTGACGGAAATCACCATCGGCTTGGGATACTTTTCGCTCAGCGCCACCAGCCGGTTGGCCAGACTGTCAAGATCACGGCAGGTGTCGGGCAGGGTTTTCAGGGTGTTGGTGTGGGGAACGACCGAGACGAAGACGCAATCCACGTTCGGGTCTCCCAGAACGGCTTCCACAAAATCCGCGTACATCCGGTCATCGGCCATGGGGGTGATGTCGAGGAAGGCGGAACCGGTGTCGATGAGGCCGGTGGTGTCGAGCTGCCGGAGTCGCTGTGCCGTGGCCTGCGCAAGATCGGCCTGGCGCAGGTGAATGAGGGCGTCAGCCCCCACGGCGGATTCAAATCCCGCGTTGACCACCCCGGCCACCCGGCTGCCGACCGGGATTCTGCGGCTCATCAGCGAAAAGACCCTGACGAGATCGTAGTGGGTTTCAATATTTTCCACCAGAATAACCCCGGCCTGGCGGCAGGCGGCCCGGAACACATCGTAGCTGCCGGACATGGAGGCGGTGTGGGAGGCCGTGACCTTTGCCCCGGCGTCGGTCTTTCCGGCCTTGTACACGATGATGGGTTTGGAGATGCTGCGGGCCAGCTGGAAAAATTGCCGCCCCTCGCCCGGATCAAGTCCCTCCGCATAGAGGGCGAGCAGATCAACGCCCGGCCTGTCGGCAAAATAGGCCATGAGGTCGGTGAGCTTTACATCGTATTTGTTGCCGAAACTGACCACCGATCTGAGCAGGCCGGAATTCTGAAACTTGTCAATGGCCGTGACCGAAAAGGCCCCGCTCTGGGTCAGCAGCACCGTGTTGGCCCGTGGCGAACTCCTGAGATCAAGCCGCTCCTCCTCGATGAACAGGGTGTTCACCCCCCTGTTCTCACCTTCCGGGGCGTGAAATACCCCCATGCAGTTGGGACCGATGATACGGGTTGTTCCCGGCGTGATTGCGTCAAGGCGGGCGGTAAACCCGGCGTAGTCCATGTCGGACGGAATGCCGGGAATCAGGATCACCGCCTTGGGGGCGTCGGTGCCCGGATGGCGCAGAAAATTTTCCACATACCGGGCCGGGGCCGCGTAGACCAGCAGATCCGGCGCTCTGGGAAGTTCTGACAGGTTGCGGTAAAGGGGATAGACGGTCCGGTCGAACACCACCTCGCCGCCCCTGGGGTTGAGCAGCCAGAGATCGTCCCGCCCCATGTCGTGGAGCTGCCGGGCGATAATCCGGCCCAGGCTTGATTTGTCCGGGTTGGCCGAGACACCGACCACGGCAATTCCGTCCGGGGCGAAGAATCCCTCCAGATGATCGGTGTTGACCGGCGGTACCGATTTCTCTTCCGCCCCGGCCGGCGCAAACCGGGCAAAGCCGTCCACGGCCACAAACCGGTTGTCCGCCGTGATGACAAAGGGGTTGATGTCCAGCGCCCGGATGATGAACCGGGGCCGGGGGGCGGCAACAAACGAATAGTGCCAGGCGAGGCGACTGAGCAGCGAGGCCGCAGTGGCAAAATGTTCCAGATATTCGGGATGCCCGATCTCCTCGAACTTGTAGCGGATGTTGAGGCCGGAAACCAGCTTCATGGCCCGGGAGGTGTCCAGAGGGGGCAGGAAGAGGTTGGCCGGGTCATAGTACCGGGCAAAGAACTCGGCATCCTCCCCGCCCTTGCTCAGGGTCAGCACCGGCCCGAAGGCGTCATCCTCCCTGAATCCGAGCAGCACTTCGTAGCCGAGGGCCTGGGTGTGGGGGATGTACTCTGTCAGCAGAAATCCCCGGATATCGGGCGGATCGTCGTCCGGAAAATGGGAAAGCACCTCTTCGCGCATCCGGTGCAGGAGGAACTGAATAAAGAGCGGCTCGCGGTTCCGTACCTTTCTGACCCCGCCCAGCTTCTGCTTGTGGGCAATGTCCGGCGATACGATTTTCAGGACGATGCGGTGGTTGAAGCGATGCAGCAGGGCGTCATCCACCGCGTCCGGGTGTTCGACAAACACAAACCGGGGCGTTTCCAGGCCGATAACTTTCAGAATCCGGTAGATCTCGTGTTCATATAAAATCTCTCTGCCGTCGGACCGGGCGGCGTCCAGGATGCGGTCAATCCGCCCCAGGGTCTCCTTTGAAAACAGCATGGTATTCCTCCTTGTTCCGGTTGCCGATCTTTGGAAGCTGTTTTAAAAATCCTTTCGGAGTGCAAAAGTAAAGTCCCCGAAGGGGACGATCTTTTGCAAAATTTGCGAAAAACCGGCCTTCGGCCTCAGTTTTCGCACTCCGTTTCCGAGTCGCCGGTATTTTTAAAACAGCTTCCTGAGGTGATTTTGTTTATTCCGACAAATCACCCAAAGCCACGGAATGCGCTTCTGTTTTCATAGGCATTCGTTTCTTTTTTTGCAAGATGAATCCCCTTTTTCTTCGTTCCCACGTTCCTGCGTTGGAATGCCGGACCGGACGCTCTGCGTCCCGTCCGGCAAAATTGTCCGAACTCTGATTCGTCTGATTTTTGTGATGGACAGGATTACGGCGGGGGTCCGAACCGCAAAAACAGGGTTTTTGCACTCTTTTTCTCGTTCCAACGCTCTGCGTTGGAATGCCGGACCGGACGCTCTGCGTCCTGTCACGCGACGCTGGAGCGTCGGGATTGCCCGTTCCCACGCAGAGCGAGGGAACGAGATGACTTGTGTGCATAGACTATGCGTTTCGCACGGCGTACAAAACGCGGGACACTCCGGCGACAGCTGCCCCTGCGCTCCGGTATGCCCGCCTTTTCTGAGTTATTGCCTTGACACATCCCCCCCCTTTCACTATTTTTCAGGAACTGTAAATCAGATGCCGATGGTATGCGGTCAGCGCTACCCCTTTTCTGATACCACCTTCTGAACCGGAACAGATTGAAACTTCTATGGAAATTATCATTACCATTATCCCCGTCTTTGCCGTCATCGGGCTGGGCTGGCTGGTGCAGCGAAAGGGCTTTATCCCCCCGGAATTTCTGGGACCGGCCAACCGGCTGGTCTACTATCTGGCCATTCCGGCCATGATCTTCCGATCCATCAGCAAGGGGTCTTTGAAAACCGACTTTAACCCAAGCGTGCTGGGCCTCACCCTGCTCCCGATCCTTCTCCTCTTCCTGGTGGCCTGGGGCGTGGGCAAGGCAGGCCATATCCGGCGGGAACAGTTCGGCACCTTTATGCAGAGCTCCTTTCACGGCAACCTGGGCTACATCGGCCTGGCGGTGGCCTTTTATTTTCTCGGTGAAAAGGGACTGGCCAGCGCAAGCATCCTTGCGGGATTTATCATGATCCTTCAGAATTTTCTGGCGGTCGTCGCCCTCCAGCTCCACAACGGCGACACGTCCGGTCATCACATAAAGGATATGCTCGTCAGAATACTCAACAACCCGGTCATTGTATCGGCCCTGGCGGGCATCCTCTGGTCGCTGTCGGGACTTCCGCTGCCCACAGTGGTCCGCCGGAGCCTCGACATCATCAGCAACATGGCCCTGCCTCTGGCCCTGCTGCTCATCGGCGCGTCGCTCTCCTTTCACACCCTGCGCGACCGGCAATTCTCCATTCTGTCGGCCTGTCTGATGAAGCTGATCCTCCTGCCGGGGCTGGGGATTCTCCTCTACCGGCTATGGGGCATTTCCCCGCAACTCTATCTCCCCGGCCTGATTCTCCTGGCCTCCCCCACAGCCACCATCGCCTATGTCATGGCCCGGGAGATGAACGGCGATCAGGACTTTGCCGTGGGCGCCATCTCCGCCACCACCCTGCTTTCCGCCATCACCTTCTCCGTATGGCTTCAGGTAACCGTATAACCTCCCCGTTAATGGCTCATGAACCGAAACCATAACCTCATTCCAGGAAAAGACCATGAAACTCAATTTTTCCCAGGCACTGATTACCGGAGGGGCCGGATTTATCGGCTCTCATATTGCCGACGCCCTGCTGTCTGAAAACTGCACGGTACGGATTCTCGACAACCTGTCCAGCGGCAGTCTCACCAACATGGAACATATGCGGGACCGGATCACCTTCTTTGAAGATGATATCCGGGATATGGACAGTCTGACCCGTGCGGCAGAGGGGTGTGATGTAATCTTTCATGAGGCGGCCGTGGTCTCCGTTCCCCAGACCGTTGAAGATCCCCTGACATCGGCCCGGGTCAACGATATGGGAACGCTTCAGGTTCTTGAGGCCGCCCGCCGGGCCGGTGTAAAGCGGGTGGTGCTGGCCAGTTCATCGGCGGTCTACGGCGACGACCCGGAAATGCCAAAGCGCGAGGCAATGGCGCCCGGACCGCTCAGCCCTTACGCCGTTCAGAAGCTTACCGGCGAGTACTACGCCCGCCTTTACAACGATCTCTACGGCCTGGAAACCGTCTGCCTCCGCTATTTCAACGTCTACGGTCCGCGTCAGGATCCGTCCTCCGCCTATTCCGGGGTTATCTCCATCTTTATGAGCAGGGCCTTTGCCGGGGTAAGCCCGCTCATCTACGGCGACGGTCAGCAGAGCCGGGATTTCGTCTTTGTCAGAGACGTGGTCCGGGCCAACCTGCTGGCAGCCTGCGTACCCGGCGCCGCCGGGAAATGCTTTAACGTGGGGATCGGCAGCTGTGTCACCATCAACCGCCTCTGGGAGATAATCGCCTGCATGTCCGGGCTGGAACTGTCTCCGGAATACGCCCCCCCCCGCGCCGGGGATATCCGCGAATCCCTCTCCGACATCGGGCAGGCAAAAGAGATTCTGGGCTTTGCGCCGGAATTTACCTTTGAAAAAGGCCTTGAAATTACGTTAAAATGGTATAACGAAAAATAGGGCGGAGAGCAATCTGTTCTTCAATACGCTGAGTTAAAGATGAAATCCGCCGGATGTTAATCCTCCGAAAAACGGTTTGGGCAGCTCAGGATCAGATTGTCGTACAGGGACAGGCCCCGTGCCTGCCCTGTCCGGGTAAACACGGGGGCTTCCCCCTGTGATCTGAACAATTTATCTCATCTGTGTTCCTCAGCCTGTTTCACAACACTTTTGAACGAAAAGCGAGGTTTTGTTACATGGGTTTTGAATTTAAAACCGCACTGGTTACCGGTGCAGCCGGATTTATCGGCTTTCATCTCTCCAAACGCCTTCTGGAAGACGGTTTCCATGTGGTCGGCCTGGACAACCTGAACGACTATTATGATGTCCGCTACAAGGAAAGCCGCCTTGAGCATCTTCGGCCCTTTCCGAACTTCACCTTCTGCCGCACCGACCTGGCCGACCGGGCGGAAATGGAGACATTGTTTCGGGCGCATTCCATAGATGTGGTTGTCAATCTCGCAGCCCAGGCCGGGGTGCGCTACTCTCTGAAAAATCCCCACTCCTATGTGGAATCCAATCTGATCGGGTTTGTCAACCTCCTGGAATGCTGCCGCCACAACAGCGTGAAACACCTGGTCTTTGCCTCCTCCAGCTCGGTTTACGGCGCAAACACCCGGATGCCTTTTTCCGTCCACGACAATGTGGACCATCCGGTCTCCCTTTACGCGGCCACCAAAAAGTCCAATGAACTGCTGGCCCACACCTACAGCCACCTGTACGGCCTGCCCTGTACCGGTCTCCGCTTTTTCACGGTCTACGGTCCCTGGGGCCGCCCGGACATGGCGATGTTTCTCTTCACCCGCGCCATCCTCGAAGATCAGCCCATCAAAATCTTCAACCACGGTAAAATGAAACGGGATTTCACCTATATCGACGACATCACGGAGGGGGTTGTCCGGGTGATGGGCAGACTGCCCGAACCCGATCCCGCATGGAACGGCGACGCCCCCGACCCCGGCACCTCCTACGCACCCTACCGGATTTACAATATCGGCAACAACACCCCGGTTGAACTGATGGAATTTATCAGGGTGATTGAAAAGGTTCTGGGCAAAACCGCCAAAAAAGAGTACATGGACCTTCAGCCAGGCGATGTGCCGGGCACATATGCCGACATTGAAGACCTGATCCGGGATACGGGGTTTAAACCGGCGACGCCCCTGAAAACCGGGATCACCCGTTTTGTGGAATGGTACAAAGCCTGGCATCACTGCAAATAGGCGGAGAGAATGGGCAGTGTCTGACGTTTCTGTGTTCACCCCGGAAACCGCTGTTTTTCAAAAATACCGTCATACCTGAAAAAGCAGGCATCCGGTCCGTATGGCGATGGATTCCCGCTTTCACGGGAACGATGGCAGGCGTATCTCCCCGATTTTCAAAAATGAACGGCGTATAATCATTGATTTCTGATAACCGTTCCGGGAAACGGACGGTTATTGCTGTGATTTTGTCTGAAATGTACAGGCGCGGCGCTTCTGCACACCGATGAACCGCACGATTTACAACAACGGAGAGCATATAGGTTGTAAAGGTTGTTCTCATGGTAATGAAAAACACGGACCGCCGGGAATCCGGTTCTCAGAAAAAGGAAAACAAAGACTGCGGTCTGCCGCACAGCAGGGGCGACATCATTCAGGCACAGTCGTCCGTTTTCTGTGAAATCGGCAGAATTCTCACCTCTTCTCTGGACCCGCAGGAGGTCTTCCGGCGGGTCATGGCTGTTGTCTTAAAATATTTTTCCCCTCAGAACTGGTCCCTGCTGATGGCCGATCAGGAAACCGGGCAAATGCGGTTTGAGATCGCAATGGGGGTGGACGAAAAAAAACTCAGCAATTTCTGCCTTAAAAAAGCCGAAGGCATCGTCGGATGGGTCTGCATGAACAACCAGCCGCTGGTGGTGCCGGATGTGAGAAAAGACCTGCGCTTCAGCCCCCGCGTGGACCAGCTTCTGGGGTTTGAAACCCGTTCCGTCATCTGCATTCCGGTGCGAAACGCCCATAATCAGGTCATCGGCGCCATTGAACTGATCAATAAGATCGGCCACGGGCCTGAAAATGCCGTCCGGGAATTTACCGAGGCGGATCTCTCCATACTGTCCGCCATCGGGGCTTTTACGGGCATTGCAGCCGAGAATGCCCATCTTCATCAGAAAATCAGAAAACTGGCCATTGCGGATGCGCTGACCGGTTTATACAATCGCCACTATTTTTATGAAATGTTTCAACACAAAACAGAGCGGGCCAGGCGACATGGCAGCAGTGTCTGTCTGATGATGATGGATGTTGACGGGCTGAAGGGGATCAACGACAGCCACGGCCACCTTGTCGGCGACCGGGTGCTGTGCGAGGTTGCCGATATCCTGACATCATCGGCCCGCAAGTCCGATATCGTCGCCCGGCTGGGCGGCGACGAATTCGTGGTTCTCCTTCCCGTATCGGAGGCATCTCACGGCAGAATGCTGTCAGAGCGGATTCAGCAAAAAATCACAGAATGGAACCGGGACGCCCCGATTCCCGGCATAACGCTCGGCCTCAGTATCGGCATTTTCGCTTCTGCCACCGCCACCATGACCGATATGTTTGAAAAAGCCGATCAGCACCTCTATTCCCGGAAAGCCCTCAGACAAAGGGGCTGCGCCGGGCATTGTTCCCACCCCCGACCCGGATGACACGCCATGAAGCATAAACTTCTGATTGTCGAAGACGAAAACTCCCTTGCCAAACAGATGAAATGGGGGCTGAGCCAGACCTATGAGGTCATTATCGCAAACACCGTGGAACAGGCGCGCCAGTTGCTTGAGACCGGCGCGTTTCCCGTGGCGGTTCTCGACCTGGGCCTGCCCCCGGCCCCCGATTCCCCCCGGGAAGGGTTTGGCATCCTGGCCTCCGTGCCCACCATTTCGCCGCATACCAAGGTGATCGTTGTCACCGGAAATGCGGAGCAGGAGAACGCTATGAAGGCCATTGATCTGGGGGCTGCGGACTTCTGCGCCAAGCCCATTGATCTGGAGATGCTGCGGGTGATCCTGAAGCGGACGTTTAAAATCCACGAGCTGGAGGCGGCCAACCGGAAGCTGCGCCAGGCGTGCGAAACAGGCAGCGCCATGTGCGGTATGCTGGGCATCTCGCCGGCCATGACCCGTCTGTCTGAGGTGATCCGCCAGGTCAGTCCCACGGATTATCCGGTGCTGATCCGGGGCGAAAGCGGGACCGGAAAGGAGATGGCCGCCCGCGCCATCCACCTGCTGAGCCACCGTGAGCGGGAGCCGATGATCCCCATCAACTGCGGCGCAATTCCCGGCAACCTGCTGGAAAGTGAGTTGTTCGGCCATGAGAAGGGCGCGTTTACAGGGGCACACCAGCGGAAAATCGGGCGGCTTGAGCAGGCCCGCAAGGGGACGGTGCTGCTGGATGAGATCGGCGATATGCCCCCGGAGCTTCAGATCAGGCTCCTCCGTTTCCTTCAGGAGGGGACCATCGAGCGGGTGGGCGGTACGGAAATACTCCGACCGGATGTGCGGATCATCGCCGCCACCCATGTCAACCTTGAGGCTGCCATTGAGGCGGGCCGGTTCCGGGAAGATCTGTTTTACCGTCTCAATGTGGTGCCGGTGATGATTCCGCCGCTGCGGGAGCGGCAGGCGGATATCCTGCTGATCGCCAATCACTTTATCCGGGAGGAGGCGCAAAAGCTGAAACGGGGTCAGGTCAGACTGTCGCCGGCGGCAGCCACAGCCCTCACCGCCCACTCCTGGCCGGGCAATATCCGCGAGCTTCAGAACTGCATCTACCGGGCAATGGCGATCTCTTCAGCGGGCGTGATCCGGCCCGCCGACCTGGGACTGCCCGATGTCGCAGAACCGTCTGAAATGCCCCGGCAGCTTCCCACCATCAAAGAGGCCCGAAAAGCGGCAGAGCATCAGGCCATTCTTCAGGCCCTGGCAACGACCCGTCATAATATCAGCCAGGCCGCCAAACTCCTGGGAATCAGCCGCCCCACCCTCCATGACCTGCTCAAAAAACATGGGATAAAGCGGTAGTCCTTCAATTCGGAAATTCATCCCCCCGGAGTCCGCTGCGCCAATCGAATTCATGTTTCCCGGATTTCAGACGCCGGAGCTGAAATCACTATCGTTTCAGGGGTTTCAACCGCCATGTAGGGTGGGCACAACGCTTTATCGTGCCCACCCTACTGTCTCGGCGTCAGCACCCAGCTTCGTGCAAAAGGTGGGACACACCCCGCCTTGCCGGGTCCACCGGGACTCCGCCACGCCGTCACATCCGGGGCGGGATTGCCGGAAACCGTTGGCCACAAAAAAACGTGCCCACCCTACTGCCCGGAATCAGCACCCAGCTTCGTGCAAAAAATGGGACATACCCGAATGCGGATACGCATCTGACAGAATCAGATGCCATAAGACAGCAATCTCTTTTATTACTCCGAAAGGTGACTTTAGCCCGCCGAAGGCGCTTGCCCGTAGTTTAAAACCACCGTCTTTCAGACGCATTATCTTTCAGTCCGCCGATTTTCAGGCCATCGGCTTTCAGCTGGTGGCGGTTGACTTTTCAGCGGAATTCGGAAAAACCTGTGGACAGCGGCCCGCATGTGGGAGTAAGAACGGCAATCTCTTTTTCAGATAAAACGGGATGATTTCGCAAGCAAGGAGATTTAATATGAAAGAGCCGATGATACGGCCCATTGCGCTGTGCGTTTTCCGCCACAAAAACCGGATACTGGTATTTGAGGGATATGACCCTGTGAAAGAAGAGGTCTTCTACCGGCCCCTGGGCGGCGGCATAGAGTTCGGGGAACACAGTTCCGAGGCGGTTGTCCGTGAGATCCGGGAGGAACTGGGCGCACCCATCTGCAATATTTCGTTTCTGGGAAGCATTGAGAATATTTTCACCTTTGACGGCAAACCGGGGCATGAGATCGTCCAGATCTACGATGCGCAGTTCTGCGATGCGTTTTTTTACGAACAGGAATATTTTGAAGCCTTTAACGACAGGGGCGAACGCTTCAAAGCCCTCTGGATGGATCTGGAGCTGTTCAAAGACGAATCCGCCCCGCTCTACCCCGACGGCCTGCTGGAAATGTTGTGGGGGGAGATGGCCGACGCGGCCCGGGGCATGAAACAGTAATTGCCGAAGGAGTACACCTGACTGATGATGAAGCCGTTTGAAACATTTCCCGACCATCTGCGGCAAAATATCCGGTACGTGCTGACCGACGTTGATGATACCCTGACCCATGAGAGCCGTCTGCCGTCCGTGGCACTGGCCGCAATGGAACGGTTGCAGGCAGCCGGCATCCGGGTGGTGCCCATCACCGGGGGGCCTGCCGGATGGTGCGATCACATGGCGCGGCTCTGGCCCGTGGACTCGGTGATCGGCGAGAGCGGGGCGTTTTATTTTACCTGTGACCGGGCCCGGAAGACCATGCGCCGGCGGTACTGGAAGTCGGAAGCGGAGCGGCATGAGGACCGGGAGAAGCTGGAGCGCATCAGAGCCCGAATCCTCAGAACAGTTCCGGGATGCCGGGTGGCAGCGGATCAGGCGTACCGGGATGCGGATCTTGCCATTGACTGCAACGGCGATGTGCCGACCCTGCCGCCGGAAGAAGTGGCAAAGATCATGGCATGTTTCCGGGACGCCGGTGCAAGGGCCAGCGTCAGCTCGATTCATGTAAACGGATGGTTCGGGGAATATGACAAGCTGGCCATGACCCGCATCCTGTTTGACGAGGTGTTCGGCGAACACCTCGACGCGGTGCGGGATTCGGTGATTTACACGGGCGACGCGCCCAATGACTGCCCCATGTTCGCCGCGTTTCCCCATGCGGTCGGGGTGGCCAATATTCTGAAATTCAAAGGAGCGCTGGATGCGGAACCGGCATGGATCACGCGCAGGCCCGGCGGATACGGTTTTGCGGAGATGGCGGATATCCTGCTGGGGTAAGCCGGGGGGGGAAAGATGTGTGTCTGAACAGGCCGGAAAGGTGAAACTTCCCGGCCTTTTGTATCTGTTTTCTGAAAAATCGGTGGTGGTTGAATCCGTTGATAACAGATACGGAACTTTGGAATTATCAGCCTGAAGCCGGGTTCGTCAGCAGGTCTGACCCATTACCTGTGATTCGGTATTACTTCATATCTGT
This window encodes:
- a CDS encoding HAD-IIB family hydrolase, whose amino-acid sequence is MMKPFETFPDHLRQNIRYVLTDVDDTLTHESRLPSVALAAMERLQAAGIRVVPITGGPAGWCDHMARLWPVDSVIGESGAFYFTCDRARKTMRRRYWKSEAERHEDREKLERIRARILRTVPGCRVAADQAYRDADLAIDCNGDVPTLPPEEVAKIMACFRDAGARASVSSIHVNGWFGEYDKLAMTRILFDEVFGEHLDAVRDSVIYTGDAPNDCPMFAAFPHAVGVANILKFKGALDAEPAWITRRPGGYGFAEMADILLG
- a CDS encoding NUDIX hydrolase, which codes for MKEPMIRPIALCVFRHKNRILVFEGYDPVKEEVFYRPLGGGIEFGEHSSEAVVREIREELGAPICNISFLGSIENIFTFDGKPGHEIVQIYDAQFCDAFFYEQEYFEAFNDRGERFKALWMDLELFKDESAPLYPDGLLEMLWGEMADAARGMKQ
- a CDS encoding sensor domain-containing diguanylate cyclase, whose product is MVMKNTDRRESGSQKKENKDCGLPHSRGDIIQAQSSVFCEIGRILTSSLDPQEVFRRVMAVVLKYFSPQNWSLLMADQETGQMRFEIAMGVDEKKLSNFCLKKAEGIVGWVCMNNQPLVVPDVRKDLRFSPRVDQLLGFETRSVICIPVRNAHNQVIGAIELINKIGHGPENAVREFTEADLSILSAIGAFTGIAAENAHLHQKIRKLAIADALTGLYNRHYFYEMFQHKTERARRHGSSVCLMMMDVDGLKGINDSHGHLVGDRVLCEVADILTSSARKSDIVARLGGDEFVVLLPVSEASHGRMLSERIQQKITEWNRDAPIPGITLGLSIGIFASATATMTDMFEKADQHLYSRKALRQRGCAGHCSHPRPG
- the prsR gene encoding PEP-CTERM-box response regulator transcription factor; this encodes MKHKLLIVEDENSLAKQMKWGLSQTYEVIIANTVEQARQLLETGAFPVAVLDLGLPPAPDSPREGFGILASVPTISPHTKVIVVTGNAEQENAMKAIDLGAADFCAKPIDLEMLRVILKRTFKIHELEAANRKLRQACETGSAMCGMLGISPAMTRLSEVIRQVSPTDYPVLIRGESGTGKEMAARAIHLLSHREREPMIPINCGAIPGNLLESELFGHEKGAFTGAHQRKIGRLEQARKGTVLLDEIGDMPPELQIRLLRFLQEGTIERVGGTEILRPDVRIIAATHVNLEAAIEAGRFREDLFYRLNVVPVMIPPLRERQADILLIANHFIREEAQKLKRGQVRLSPAAATALTAHSWPGNIRELQNCIYRAMAISSAGVIRPADLGLPDVAEPSEMPRQLPTIKEARKAAEHQAILQALATTRHNISQAAKLLGISRPTLHDLLKKHGIKR